The following are encoded in a window of Lusitaniella coriacea LEGE 07157 genomic DNA:
- the hpf gene encoding ribosome hibernation-promoting factor, HPF/YfiA family — protein sequence MKLLIQGNNIVVTEAIDRYVREKLEKAVKHFQNITTTVDVHLSVSKNPRIANSHRAEVTVHANGTVIRAQVGSEDLYASIDLVADKIARQLRKYKERHLNKTHAQPKTSEVLGERPTVGDLIGDREPELPKEVIRMKYFAMPPMTLEEATMQLQLVDHDFYVFCNSETNEINVVYHRNHGGYGVILPRNGNGNHTNGKADRGKVSARSDVPSA from the coding sequence ATGAAGCTCTTAATCCAGGGCAATAATATTGTGGTAACTGAAGCAATCGATCGTTACGTGCGAGAGAAGCTAGAGAAAGCAGTTAAGCACTTTCAGAATATCACCACAACTGTTGACGTGCATTTGTCAGTGTCGAAGAACCCTCGGATCGCGAATAGTCATAGAGCAGAAGTGACGGTTCATGCCAATGGAACTGTGATTCGAGCGCAGGTTGGTAGCGAAGATTTATATGCGAGCATTGACCTCGTTGCCGATAAGATTGCCCGTCAGCTTCGCAAATATAAAGAACGACATCTCAACAAAACCCACGCGCAGCCTAAAACGAGCGAAGTTCTTGGGGAACGCCCCACAGTTGGCGATTTGATTGGAGATCGCGAACCCGAATTGCCCAAGGAAGTGATACGCATGAAGTATTTTGCCATGCCGCCGATGACGCTTGAAGAGGCAACGATGCAACTTCAATTAGTCGATCACGATTTCTACGTTTTCTGTAATAGCGAAACCAACGAAATCAATGTGGTGTATCACCGCAATCATGGCGGTTATGGGGTTATTTTGCCCCGCAATGGAAATGGCAACCATACCAATGGAAAAGCCGATCGCGGCAAGGTTAGCGCTCGCAGCGATGTGCCTTCCGCTTAA
- a CDS encoding MarR family winged helix-turn-helix transcriptional regulator: MYKGQRDRVVLFCGFKSIAALGFCIARMLPQGEFHYLPFESNTSDARPAREYHSKRIEIQGRESCAARSHVVSRQHIQKLVNEMLKEGTIDAIENPAHKRSKLLRLTPKGEEVFAELTHRIAHLAESLADEMDIEQLQTTLTVLQHLHRKVGATFKQLEDEVS, translated from the coding sequence ATGTATAAGGGACAGCGCGATCGCGTTGTCCTTTTTTGTGGGTTCAAATCCATCGCCGCACTTGGGTTTTGTATTGCACGTATGCTTCCCCAAGGGGAGTTTCATTATTTACCGTTTGAATCCAATACAAGCGATGCTCGTCCAGCGAGAGAGTACCACTCGAAAAGGATAGAAATCCAAGGGAGAGAGTCCTGCGCCGCGCGCTCGCACGTTGTCTCCCGCCAGCACATTCAAAAATTAGTCAACGAAATGCTCAAAGAAGGTACGATTGACGCGATCGAAAATCCCGCACACAAACGCTCGAAACTGCTACGCCTAACCCCTAAAGGCGAAGAAGTCTTCGCCGAATTAACCCATCGGATTGCGCACTTAGCAGAAAGCTTGGCAGATGAGATGGATATCGAACAGTTACAAACCACCCTCACCGTTCTCCAACATCTGCATCGTAAGGTTGGCGCAACCTTTAAGCAACTTGAAGATGAAGTAAGCTAG
- a CDS encoding valine--tRNA ligase, protein MSAPTPALATKYDPFSTEAKWQQYWEENKVFQANPNPSSDPYSIVIPPPNVTGSLHMGHAFEIALIDTLVRYHRMLGRDTLCLPGTDHASIAVHTVLEKQLKAEGTNRYEIGREAFLERAWKWRGESGGTIVNQLKRMGLSADWSRERFTLDPQLRDAVVEAFVRLHDEGLIYRGNYLVNWCPESQSAVSDLEVENREVKGHLWHFRYPLADGNGFVEVATTRPETMLGDTGVAVNPQDERYKDLIGKTLILPLIGREIPIFADELVDAEFGTGCVKVTPAHDPNDFEMGQRHNLPFINILNKDGTLNENAGEFAGQDRFVARENVVRRLEEEGLLVKVKDYDHTVPYSDRGKVPVEPLLSTQWFVTIAPLSQKALECLDGLNSPRFVPPRWQKVYRDWLVRLRDWCISRQLWWGHQIPAWYAISETDGQITDSTPFVVAHNEEEAWEKAVSQFGENVKLEQDPDVLDTWFSSGLWPFSTMGWPQDTEDLKAYYPNTTLVTGFDIIFFWVARMTMMAGHFTGEMPFKDVYIHGLVRDENGKKMSKSSNNGIDPLILVNKYGTDALRYTLIREVAGAGQDISLQYDRKTDQSESVEASRNFANKLWNAARFVLMNLEGKTPEQLGYPQIEDLEMCDRWILSRFYRTVQQTRNYVDTYGLGEAAKGLYDFIWGDFCDWYIELVKPRLREEANSKSRQVAQQTLAYVLEGILKLLHPFMPHITEEIWHTLTQKTEEVLTLQSYPDVDEILKENQMSESTDPVTPEPNLEPTVAAQPEFSPEAVPEEPQAPETPEPESSVEEGETAPPPAFGEEVVVEDTMEHPVTLEDEIAVEDTAEQPKITPSGIADAIAQSEETEPEELEIDPPVVKDALSEESTPGQHEQPETPESPSPVGESEVAQPEEILPPVAGETEDEPFIAKESTPMSEPEQPTVVPAEEPQITVVPPSKRTESQITQILDQIAKFLGRLPQELIHFFSHYSRPLTVVGVILGIFILISVLGATLDAIHSIPLFSPILQLIGLIYIIWFIIRYVFQSKNRSELTAIFEQLKEQVVGTSDLKKGE, encoded by the coding sequence ATGAGCGCACCTACTCCAGCCCTAGCAACGAAATACGACCCTTTTTCCACTGAAGCCAAATGGCAGCAATATTGGGAAGAAAATAAGGTTTTCCAAGCGAACCCCAATCCTAGCAGCGATCCCTACAGCATTGTTATTCCGCCGCCGAACGTGACGGGAAGCTTGCACATGGGACACGCCTTTGAGATTGCCCTCATCGACACCCTCGTGCGCTACCATCGAATGCTGGGCCGCGATACCCTCTGTTTGCCAGGAACCGACCACGCGAGCATTGCCGTTCACACCGTCCTCGAAAAGCAGCTTAAAGCAGAAGGCACCAATCGCTACGAAATCGGACGAGAGGCATTCCTCGAACGCGCTTGGAAGTGGCGAGGTGAATCCGGGGGAACCATCGTTAATCAACTGAAACGGATGGGACTCTCCGCCGATTGGTCGCGGGAACGCTTCACCCTCGACCCTCAATTGCGCGACGCGGTGGTCGAAGCCTTTGTTCGCCTCCACGACGAAGGACTGATTTATCGTGGCAATTACCTGGTGAATTGGTGTCCGGAATCCCAATCGGCAGTATCGGATTTGGAGGTTGAAAATAGGGAAGTTAAGGGGCATTTGTGGCATTTCCGCTACCCCCTCGCCGATGGAAATGGGTTTGTGGAAGTGGCGACAACGCGCCCAGAAACCATGTTGGGGGATACGGGAGTGGCAGTGAATCCCCAGGATGAGCGATATAAAGATTTAATCGGGAAAACCTTGATATTGCCCCTCATCGGGCGAGAAATCCCCATTTTTGCCGATGAGTTAGTGGATGCGGAATTCGGGACGGGATGCGTCAAAGTGACTCCCGCACACGACCCTAACGATTTTGAAATGGGACAACGCCACAATTTGCCTTTTATTAATATCCTGAATAAGGACGGCACGCTGAATGAAAATGCGGGAGAATTTGCCGGACAGGATCGATTTGTGGCGCGAGAGAATGTCGTTCGGCGGTTAGAGGAAGAAGGGTTATTGGTAAAAGTTAAAGATTACGATCATACCGTTCCCTACAGCGATCGCGGAAAAGTCCCCGTTGAACCCCTTCTTTCGACCCAATGGTTCGTAACCATCGCTCCCCTCTCCCAAAAAGCCCTAGAATGTCTCGATGGCTTGAACTCCCCTCGCTTTGTCCCCCCACGCTGGCAAAAGGTCTATCGCGATTGGTTGGTGCGCTTGCGGGATTGGTGCATCTCTCGCCAACTCTGGTGGGGACACCAAATTCCCGCCTGGTACGCCATCAGCGAAACCGACGGTCAAATCACCGACAGCACTCCTTTTGTGGTCGCTCACAATGAAGAAGAAGCTTGGGAAAAAGCTGTTTCGCAATTTGGGGAAAATGTCAAGCTAGAACAAGACCCCGACGTTCTCGATACTTGGTTTTCTTCTGGGTTATGGCCCTTCTCTACAATGGGTTGGCCCCAGGACACCGAAGACCTCAAAGCCTACTACCCCAACACGACGCTAGTTACGGGGTTTGACATCATTTTCTTCTGGGTGGCGCGGATGACCATGATGGCGGGCCATTTCACCGGAGAAATGCCGTTCAAGGACGTTTACATTCATGGCTTGGTGCGGGATGAAAATGGCAAGAAAATGTCAAAATCTTCCAATAATGGCATCGATCCCTTGATTCTGGTGAATAAGTACGGAACCGATGCGCTGCGCTACACCCTGATTCGGGAAGTCGCAGGAGCAGGTCAAGATATCAGCTTGCAGTACGATCGGAAAACCGATCAATCGGAGTCAGTCGAAGCGTCGCGCAATTTCGCCAATAAGCTGTGGAATGCAGCGCGATTCGTGTTGATGAATTTGGAGGGGAAAACTCCCGAACAATTGGGATATCCTCAGATCGAAGATTTGGAAATGTGCGATCGCTGGATTCTCTCGCGCTTCTATCGTACCGTCCAACAAACAAGGAATTACGTCGATACTTACGGATTGGGGGAAGCGGCAAAAGGACTTTACGATTTTATCTGGGGAGACTTCTGCGACTGGTATATTGAACTTGTCAAGCCTCGACTTCGGGAGGAAGCAAACTCAAAATCGCGCCAAGTTGCCCAGCAAACCCTTGCTTATGTATTAGAGGGGATTTTGAAGTTACTGCACCCCTTTATGCCGCATATTACGGAAGAAATATGGCACACGCTGACCCAAAAAACTGAGGAAGTTTTAACCTTACAATCCTATCCAGACGTTGATGAAATCCTCAAGGAGAACCAAATGAGCGAGTCAACCGACCCAGTAACTCCCGAACCGAATTTGGAACCCACTGTTGCAGCACAACCGGAATTTTCACCGGAAGCTGTTCCCGAAGAACCACAAGCGCCGGAAACTCCGGAACCAGAGTCCTCCGTTGAAGAAGGGGAGACTGCACCACCCCCTGCTTTTGGAGAGGAAGTTGTTGTGGAGGATACGATGGAACATCCTGTTACTTTGGAGGATGAAATCGCTGTAGAAGATACAGCAGAACAACCTAAAATCACCCCCTCCGGTATAGCAGACGCGATCGCGCAGTCGGAGGAAACCGAACCCGAAGAACTGGAAATAGATCCTCCTGTTGTCAAGGATGCGCTCTCAGAGGAATCTACCCCAGGACAACACGAGCAACCGGAAACACCAGAAAGTCCCTCTCCTGTCGGAGAAAGCGAAGTCGCGCAACCGGAAGAAATCCTACCTCCCGTTGCAGGAGAAACAGAAGACGAACCCTTTATTGCCAAGGAGTCCACCCCCATGTCCGAACCCGAACAACCCACTGTTGTACCCGCTGAAGAACCCCAAATAACAGTCGTTCCGCCTTCTAAGAGAACGGAATCTCAAATCACCCAAATTCTCGACCAAATCGCCAAATTCTTAGGGCGACTGCCTCAAGAATTGATTCACTTCTTCTCTCATTACAGCAGACCCCTAACCGTCGTTGGAGTAATCTTAGGAATTTTTATCCTAATCAGCGTCTTAGGGGCAACTCTGGATGCAATTCATAGCATTCCTTTATTTTCCCCGATTTTACAACTGATCGGCTTGATTTATATCATCTGGTTCATTATCCGCTACGTCTTTCAATCGAAAAATCGCAGCGAACTCACCGCAATCTTTGAGCAACTTAAAGAACAAGTCGTCGGGACAAGCGATCTTAAAAAAGGCGAATGA